The following coding sequences are from one Firmicutes bacterium HGW-Firmicutes-1 window:
- a CDS encoding TetR/AcrR family transcriptional regulator: protein MLTETNRQTQSEKILLAAYACISARGYANVSMRDIADEAGVVLSQLNYYFRNKEGLYKEVVGMMITKYLKEIEESLKQKNSPQKRAKGLINYFSNMLQHNPELFRLLYDFTGLAIWSPVFSSLLSELFKELSNMIEKYVFCDFQTKELKGYSTKTLSRLILGSMFGTGIQVLLDKDEELPEALNAMQILFE from the coding sequence GTGCTTACTGAAACAAATCGACAAACTCAGTCGGAGAAAATATTATTAGCTGCTTATGCATGTATATCGGCTAGAGGTTATGCCAATGTTTCAATGAGAGACATTGCTGATGAGGCTGGAGTAGTATTAAGTCAGTTAAATTATTATTTTAGAAACAAAGAGGGGTTGTATAAAGAAGTTGTAGGAATGATGATTACAAAATACTTAAAAGAAATCGAAGAATCATTAAAGCAAAAAAATTCACCTCAGAAAAGAGCAAAAGGATTAATTAATTACTTTAGTAATATGTTACAGCATAATCCAGAACTTTTTAGATTGCTCTATGATTTTACAGGCTTAGCTATTTGGTCTCCGGTATTCAGCAGTTTGCTTAGTGAATTATTTAAAGAATTATCGAATATGATTGAAAAATATGTTTTTTGTGATTTTCAAACAAAGGAATTAAAGGGCTACTCAACAAAAACTTTGTCTCGTTTAATTTTGGGGTCGATGTTTGGTACAGGGATTCAGGTTTTACTTGACAAAGACGAAGAATTGCCAGAAGCATTAAACGCTATGCAAATATTATTTGAATAA
- a CDS encoding resolvase: protein MTTDELYELMEDGNLGYACVYKLGEQGMHTDYMFKMTAENIANFIGKNAYAADKIIMTDMCDSLVCESIYGGFIMNCPDQNLCQEIISHLVPIQMGEAEPKEFPVASKEEMQALWDAEEASVMQAEFRML, encoded by the coding sequence ATGACTACAGATGAGCTATATGAATTGATGGAGGACGGCAACCTTGGCTATGCCTGTGTTTATAAACTTGGAGAGCAAGGGATGCATACGGATTATATGTTTAAAATGACTGCTGAGAACATTGCCAATTTTATTGGTAAGAATGCTTATGCAGCTGACAAGATTATTATGACGGATATGTGTGACAGCCTAGTTTGTGAATCTATTTATGGCGGATTTATTATGAATTGCCCAGATCAAAATCTCTGTCAAGAAATCATCTCTCACTTGGTACCTATACAAATGGGAGAAGCAGAACCGAAAGAATTCCCAGTGGCGTCCAAAGAAGAGATGCAAGCACTTTGGGATGCTGAAGAAGCATCTGTCATGCAGGCGGAGTTTAGAATGTTGTAG